One window of Parus major isolate Abel chromosome 12, Parus_major1.1, whole genome shotgun sequence genomic DNA carries:
- the USP19 gene encoding ubiquitin carboxyl-terminal hydrolase 19 isoform X7 — translation MSSSTNAPGQRRVSRGLDDATNKKKQKDRANQESKEVSRPELKQAETAEEEDSEEELLLDWKQNADEIIIKLNLGSGALKVEDVHADFTDTDCVVKLPDGRQWSCQFYEEIEGSCSKIQCKKGNFLQLVLQKKIPLHTWSSLLKKRKDGSKELARGTACWENGKEKAASAELTPEESRVEGTEPPRSRREPSNPKRAPGRSEALGGKSPASPGTQSGPSAKRAVYLKVAPTEEEPNARVTGNTEPSKGHSGRAGSRRNGRASQVDAPVALADLALPLEKAVVLAKETVPVEMPPLAATTEVFPHRVATCVEKRVLQPGSPTEALQSRDCLPILGESSKVIPVATPPMGRDGEKRDWSKDDVALEAAADEPEPFVSLTFVKNDSYEKGNDLVVVHVYVKEIHKETSKVLFREQDFTLVFQTSDTNFLRLHPGCGPHTVFRWQVKLRNLIEPDQCTYNFTVSRIDVCLKKRQSQRWGGLEAPATRGAVGGAKVAMPTGPTPLDKNPPGSNQHPLSSKEEARTSDKEKPRVEDGALDGVAARTAPEHLAVKQEPHIPSPKPTCMVPPMTHSPVSAESVEDDEDEDEKKKVCLPGFTGLVNLGNTCFMNSVIQSLSNTRELRDYFHDRSFESEINYNNPLGTGGRLAIGFAMLLRALWKGTHHAFQPSKLKAIVASKASQFTGYAQHDAQEFMAFLLDGLHEDLNRIQNKPYTETVDSDGRPDEVVAEEAWQRHKMRNDSFIVDLFQGQYKSKLVCPVCSKVSITFDPFLYLPVPLPQKQKVLTVYYFAKEPHKKPIKFLVSISKENSSAMEVLDSVAHSVRVKPENLRLAEVIKNHFHRVFLPSNSLDTVSPTDLLLCFEVLSPELAKERVVELQVQQRPQVPSGPVAKCAACQKKQLPEDEKLKRCTRCYRVGYCNVACQKTHWPDHKASCRPENIGFPFLISVPESRLTYARLAQLLEGYARYSVSVFQPPFQLGRMSPEQGLQPLHSDKLEPLAKSSCAAVTSAPELGDGDRVSSLPQEPPLSPAVPELQPEMGDTTTVRSKVLTARSSLLSLDSGFSEHMESQGDSCCEKEPSYERALKPEAAIPGYQHTPDSLSARATQFYITKIDTANREHKLEDKGDTPLDLTDDCSLALVWKNNERLKEFVLVESKELECVEDPGSASEAARAGHFTLEQCLNLFTKPEVLAPEEAWYCPKCKQHREASKQLMLWRLPNVLIIQLKRFSFRSFIWRDKINDMVDFPVRSLDLSKFCIGRKGEQQLPMYDLYAVINHYGGMIGGHYTAYARLPNDKNSQRSDVGWRLFDDSTVTTVDESQVVTRYAYVLFYRRKNSPVERPLPGHPSDHRTERTPSAEAAASQGLPPVPFGSGLAPEGAPPLAAEGLPERFASPAERPAPSYSSMEEVD, via the exons ATGTCCAGCAGCACAAATGCCCCTGGCCAGAGGAGAGTGTCTCGGGGCTTGGATGATGCCACCaataagaagaaacagaaggatCGAGCCAATCAGGAAAGCAAGGAAG TGTCTCGCCCTGAGCTCAAGCAGGCTGAgactgctgaggaggaggacTCAGAGGAGG agctgctgctggactggAAGCAGAATGCCGATGAGATCATTATCAAGTTGAACTTGGGCAGTGGAGCTCTGAAGGTGGAGGATGTACATGCTGATTTCACCGACACAGACTGTGTGGTCAAACTACCAG ACGGGCGTCAGTGGAGCTGTCAGTTCTATGAGGAGATTGAGGGCTCCTGCAGCAAGATACAGTGCAAGAAGGGCAACTTTCTACAGCTTgtgcttcagaagaaaatccCACTCCATACTTGGTCTTCACTTCTG aagaaaaggaaagatggaTCCAAAGAACTGGCCAGAGGGACTGCGTGCTGGGAGAATGGGAAGGAGAAGGCTGCTTCTGCAGAGTTGACCCCTGAAGAGTCAAGGGTTGAAGGCACAGAGCCACCAAGATCCCGGCGGGAGCCCTCCAACCCCAAGCGTGCTCCAGGAAGAAGCGAGGCCCTGGGAGGGAAaagcccagccagcccagggacacagaGTGGCCCCAGCGCCAAGCGGGCAGTATACCTCAAAGTGGCTCCCACTGAAGAGGAGCCAAATGCCAGAGTCACTGGGAACACAGAACCCAGCAAAGGGCACAGTGGAAGGGCCGGCAGCCGTCGCAATGGCAGAGCCAGCCAGGTTGATGCACCTGTGGCCCTTGCAGACCTTGCACTGCCACTCGAGAAG GCTGTGGTTTTGGCCAAAGAGACTGTTCCCGTGGAGATGCCACCTCTTGCAGCTACCACGGAGGTGTTTCCCCATCGTGTTGCCACCTGTGTTGAGAAGAGagtcctgcagccaggcagcccTACTGAGGCCTTGCAGAGCCGGGACTGCCTGCCTATCCTTGGAGAGAGCTCTAAGGTCATCCCAGTGGCCACCCCACCAATGGGCAGAGATGGTGAGAAGAGGGACTGGTCCAAGGACGATGTggctctggaggcagcagctgatg AGCCAGAGCCTTTTGTAAGCCTGACCTTTGTCAAGAATGACTCATACGAGAAGGGCAATGATCTGGTGGTAGTGCATGTCTATGTGAAGGAGATCCACAAGGAGACATCCAAGGTGTTGTTCCGGGAGCAAGACTTCACACTAGTGTTCCAGACGAG TGATACGAACTTCCTTCGTCTCCATCCTGGCTGTGGGCCCCACACAGTGTTCCGGTGGCAGGTGAAGCTCAG GAACCTTATTGAGCCGGACCAGTGCACTTACAACTTCACTGTATCTCGCATTGATGTCTGCCTGAAGAAACGCCAGAGCCAGCGCTGGGGGGGGCTGGAGGCTCCAGCCACACGAG GTGCAGTGGGTGGTGCAAAGGTTGCCATGCCTACAGGCCCTACCCCTCTGGATAAGAACCCTCCGGGCAGTAACCAGCACCCCCTCTCCAGCAAGGAAGAGGCCCGAACCAGTGACAAAGAGAAGCCACGTGTGGAAGATGGGGCTCTGGATGGCGTGGCAGCCCGTACAGCTCCAGAGCACTTGGCAGTGAAGCAAGAGCCACACATTCCTTCG CCCAAACCAACGTGTATGGTGCCGCCAATGACGCACAGTCCGGTGAGTGCCGAGAGTGtggaggatgatgaggatgaggatgagaagAAGAAGGTCTGCCTGCCTGGCTTCACGGGGCTGGTGAACCTGGGCAACACTTGCTTCATGAACAGTGTCATCCAGTCCCTGTCCAACACCCGGGAGCTGCGTGACTACTTCCACG ATCGGTCCTTTGAGTCAGAAATCAACTATAACAACCCGCTGGGGACAGGTGGACGCCTGGCCATCGGCTTTGCCATGCTGCTCAGAGCACTGTGGAAGGGTACACACCATGCCTTCCAGCCCTCTAAACTAAAG GCAATTGTGGCCAGCAAGGCCAGCCAGTTCACTGGCTATGCCCAGCATGATGCTCAGGAGTTCATGGCCTTCCTGCTTGATGGCCTGCACGAGGACCTCAACCGCATCCAGAACAAGCCCTACACAGAGACTGTTGATTCAGATGGGAGGCCTGATGAG GTGGTAGCTGAGGAGGCTTGGCAACGACACAAGATGAGGAACGACTCTTTCATAGTAGACCTCTTCCAGGGCCAGTACAAATCCAAGCTTGTGTGCCCGGTGTGCTCCAAG GTGTCTATTACCTTTGACCCCTTCCTGTACCTCCCCGTGCCCCTCCCACAGAAGCAAAAGGTGCTGACTGTCTACTATTTTGCAAAGGAGCCACACAAGAAACCCATCAAG TTCCTTGTGAGTATCAGCAAGGAGAACTCCAGTGCCATGGAGGTGCTTGACTCAGTGGCCCACAGCGTGCGTGTGAAACCAGAGAACCTGCGCCTGGCAGAG GTGATCAAGAATCACTTCCACCGCGTGTTCCTGCCATCTAACTCACTAGACACAGTCTCACCAACAGacctgctgctttgctttgaggtgctgtccccagagctggccaAGGAGCGTGTGGTGGAGCTTCAAGTCCAGCAG CGTCCGCAGGTGCCCAGTGGCCCTGTTGCCAAGTGTGCAGCCTGCCAGAAGAAGCAGCTGCCAGAGGATGAGAAGCTCAAGCGCTGCACGAGGTGCTATCGAGTCGGTTACTGCAATGT GGCATGTCAGAAAACACACTGGCCAGACCACAAGGCTTCGTGCCGTCCCGAAAACATCGGTTTTCCCTTCCTCATCAGTGTGCCCGAGTCCCGCCTCACCTACGCCCgcctggcccagctgctggagggctATGCAAG GTACTCGGTCAGCGTGTTCCAGCCTCCATTCCAGTTGGGCCGGATGTCACcggagcaggggctgcagcctctgcactCAGACAAGCTGGAGCCCCTGGCcaagagcagctgtgcagccGTCACTTCTGCCCCTGAGCTGGGAGATGGGGACAGGGTTTCCAGCCTCCCACAGGAGCCCCCGCTCTCGccagctgtgcctgagctgcagccagagatGGGGGATACTACCACTGTTCGGAGCAAGGTCCTGACAGCCAGGAGTTCCCTGCTGAGCTTGGATTCGGGGTTCTCTGAGCACATGGAGTCGCAGGGTGACAGCTGTTGTGAGAAGGAGCCGTCCTATGAGAGGGCCCTCAAGCCAGAAG CTGCCATCCCTGGGTACCAACACACTCCAGACTCACTGAGTGCCCGTGCCACACAGTTCTACATCACTAAGATCGACACTGCCAACCGAGAGCACAAGCTGGAAGACAAAG GTGACACCCCCCTGGATCTGACAGATGACTGCTCCCTTGCCCTGGTGTGGAAGAACAATGAGCGCCTCAAGGAATTTGTGTTGGTAGAATCCAAGGAGTTGGAGTGTGTGGAGGATCCAGGCTCAGCCAGTGAAGCAGCACGGGCTGGCCACTTCACCCTGGAGCAGTGCCTCAATCTCTTCACGAAGCCTGAAGTTCTGGCCCCAGAGGAAGCATG GTACTGCCCCAAGTGCAAGCAGCACCGCGAAGCTTCCAAGCAGCTGATGCTGTGGCGGCTCCCCAACGTCCTCATTATCCAGCTCAAGCGCTTCTCCTTCCGCAGCTTTATTTGGAGGGACAAGATCAATGACATGGTGGACTTTCCTGTCCG GAGCCTGGACCTGAGCAAGTTCTGCATTGGTCGGAagggtgagcagcagctgcctaTGTATGACCTGTATGCTGTGATCAACCACTATGGAGGTATGATCGGAGGGCACTACACAGCATACGCCCGCCTGCCCAACGACAAGAACAGCCAGCGCAGCGACGTGG gCTGGCGGCTCTTTGACGACAGCACAGTCACCACTGTGGATGAGAGCCAAGTGGTGACCAGATACGCGTATGTCCTCTTCTATCGCCGGAAAAACTCTCCTGTGGAGAGACCCCTGCCAGGGCATCCCTCAGACCACCGCACCGAGCGCACCCCCTCTGCCgaagctgctgccagccag GGACTGCCCCCAGTGCCGTTCGGATCTGGCCTGGCCCCCGAAGGAGCCCCGCCGCTGGCTGCGGAAGGCCTCCCCGAGCGTTTCGCCAGCCCCGCCGAGCGCCCAGCCCCCTCCTACAGCAGCATGGAAGAAGTCGACTAG
- the USP19 gene encoding ubiquitin carboxyl-terminal hydrolase 19 isoform X8 — protein MSSSTNAPGQRRVSRGLDDATNKKKQKDRANQESKEVSRPELKQAETAEEEDSEEELLLDWKQNADEIIIKLNLGSGALKVEDVHADFTDTDCVVKLPDGRQWSCQFYEEIEGSCSKIQCKKGNFLQLVLQKKIPLHTWSSLLKRKDGSKELARGTACWENGKEKAASAELTPEESRVEGTEPPRSRREPSNPKRAPGRSEALGGKSPASPGTQSGPSAKRAVYLKVAPTEEEPNARVTGNTEPSKGHSGRAGSRRNGRASQVDAPVALADLALPLEKAVVLAKETVPVEMPPLAATTEVFPHRVATCVEKRVLQPGSPTEALQSRDCLPILGESSKVIPVATPPMGRDGEKRDWSKDDVALEAAADEPEPFVSLTFVKNDSYEKGNDLVVVHVYVKEIHKETSKVLFREQDFTLVFQTSDTNFLRLHPGCGPHTVFRWQVKLRNLIEPDQCTYNFTVSRIDVCLKKRQSQRWGGLEAPATRGAVGGAKVAMPTGPTPLDKNPPGSNQHPLSSKEEARTSDKEKPRVEDGALDGVAARTAPEHLAVKQEPHIPSPKPTCMVPPMTHSPVSAESVEDDEDEDEKKKVCLPGFTGLVNLGNTCFMNSVIQSLSNTRELRDYFHDRSFESEINYNNPLGTGGRLAIGFAMLLRALWKGTHHAFQPSKLKAIVASKASQFTGYAQHDAQEFMAFLLDGLHEDLNRIQNKPYTETVDSDGRPDEVVAEEAWQRHKMRNDSFIVDLFQGQYKSKLVCPVCSKVSITFDPFLYLPVPLPQKQKVLTVYYFAKEPHKKPIKFLVSISKENSSAMEVLDSVAHSVRVKPENLRLAEVIKNHFHRVFLPSNSLDTVSPTDLLLCFEVLSPELAKERVVELQVQQRPQVPSGPVAKCAACQKKQLPEDEKLKRCTRCYRVGYCNVACQKTHWPDHKASCRPENIGFPFLISVPESRLTYARLAQLLEGYARYSVSVFQPPFQLGRMSPEQGLQPLHSDKLEPLAKSSCAAVTSAPELGDGDRVSSLPQEPPLSPAVPELQPEMGDTTTVRSKVLTARSSLLSLDSGFSEHMESQGDSCCEKEPSYERALKPEAAIPGYQHTPDSLSARATQFYITKIDTANREHKLEDKGDTPLDLTDDCSLALVWKNNERLKEFVLVESKELECVEDPGSASEAARAGHFTLEQCLNLFTKPEVLAPEEAWYCPKCKQHREASKQLMLWRLPNVLIIQLKRFSFRSFIWRDKINDMVDFPVRSLDLSKFCIGRKGEQQLPMYDLYAVINHYGGMIGGHYTAYARLPNDKNSQRSDVGWRLFDDSTVTTVDESQVVTRYAYVLFYRRKNSPVERPLPGHPSDHRTERTPSAEAAASQGLPPVPFGSGLAPEGAPPLAAEGLPERFASPAERPAPSYSSMEEVD, from the exons ATGTCCAGCAGCACAAATGCCCCTGGCCAGAGGAGAGTGTCTCGGGGCTTGGATGATGCCACCaataagaagaaacagaaggatCGAGCCAATCAGGAAAGCAAGGAAG TGTCTCGCCCTGAGCTCAAGCAGGCTGAgactgctgaggaggaggacTCAGAGGAGG agctgctgctggactggAAGCAGAATGCCGATGAGATCATTATCAAGTTGAACTTGGGCAGTGGAGCTCTGAAGGTGGAGGATGTACATGCTGATTTCACCGACACAGACTGTGTGGTCAAACTACCAG ACGGGCGTCAGTGGAGCTGTCAGTTCTATGAGGAGATTGAGGGCTCCTGCAGCAAGATACAGTGCAAGAAGGGCAACTTTCTACAGCTTgtgcttcagaagaaaatccCACTCCATACTTGGTCTTCACTTCTG aaaaggaaagatggaTCCAAAGAACTGGCCAGAGGGACTGCGTGCTGGGAGAATGGGAAGGAGAAGGCTGCTTCTGCAGAGTTGACCCCTGAAGAGTCAAGGGTTGAAGGCACAGAGCCACCAAGATCCCGGCGGGAGCCCTCCAACCCCAAGCGTGCTCCAGGAAGAAGCGAGGCCCTGGGAGGGAAaagcccagccagcccagggacacagaGTGGCCCCAGCGCCAAGCGGGCAGTATACCTCAAAGTGGCTCCCACTGAAGAGGAGCCAAATGCCAGAGTCACTGGGAACACAGAACCCAGCAAAGGGCACAGTGGAAGGGCCGGCAGCCGTCGCAATGGCAGAGCCAGCCAGGTTGATGCACCTGTGGCCCTTGCAGACCTTGCACTGCCACTCGAGAAG GCTGTGGTTTTGGCCAAAGAGACTGTTCCCGTGGAGATGCCACCTCTTGCAGCTACCACGGAGGTGTTTCCCCATCGTGTTGCCACCTGTGTTGAGAAGAGagtcctgcagccaggcagcccTACTGAGGCCTTGCAGAGCCGGGACTGCCTGCCTATCCTTGGAGAGAGCTCTAAGGTCATCCCAGTGGCCACCCCACCAATGGGCAGAGATGGTGAGAAGAGGGACTGGTCCAAGGACGATGTggctctggaggcagcagctgatg AGCCAGAGCCTTTTGTAAGCCTGACCTTTGTCAAGAATGACTCATACGAGAAGGGCAATGATCTGGTGGTAGTGCATGTCTATGTGAAGGAGATCCACAAGGAGACATCCAAGGTGTTGTTCCGGGAGCAAGACTTCACACTAGTGTTCCAGACGAG TGATACGAACTTCCTTCGTCTCCATCCTGGCTGTGGGCCCCACACAGTGTTCCGGTGGCAGGTGAAGCTCAG GAACCTTATTGAGCCGGACCAGTGCACTTACAACTTCACTGTATCTCGCATTGATGTCTGCCTGAAGAAACGCCAGAGCCAGCGCTGGGGGGGGCTGGAGGCTCCAGCCACACGAG GTGCAGTGGGTGGTGCAAAGGTTGCCATGCCTACAGGCCCTACCCCTCTGGATAAGAACCCTCCGGGCAGTAACCAGCACCCCCTCTCCAGCAAGGAAGAGGCCCGAACCAGTGACAAAGAGAAGCCACGTGTGGAAGATGGGGCTCTGGATGGCGTGGCAGCCCGTACAGCTCCAGAGCACTTGGCAGTGAAGCAAGAGCCACACATTCCTTCG CCCAAACCAACGTGTATGGTGCCGCCAATGACGCACAGTCCGGTGAGTGCCGAGAGTGtggaggatgatgaggatgaggatgagaagAAGAAGGTCTGCCTGCCTGGCTTCACGGGGCTGGTGAACCTGGGCAACACTTGCTTCATGAACAGTGTCATCCAGTCCCTGTCCAACACCCGGGAGCTGCGTGACTACTTCCACG ATCGGTCCTTTGAGTCAGAAATCAACTATAACAACCCGCTGGGGACAGGTGGACGCCTGGCCATCGGCTTTGCCATGCTGCTCAGAGCACTGTGGAAGGGTACACACCATGCCTTCCAGCCCTCTAAACTAAAG GCAATTGTGGCCAGCAAGGCCAGCCAGTTCACTGGCTATGCCCAGCATGATGCTCAGGAGTTCATGGCCTTCCTGCTTGATGGCCTGCACGAGGACCTCAACCGCATCCAGAACAAGCCCTACACAGAGACTGTTGATTCAGATGGGAGGCCTGATGAG GTGGTAGCTGAGGAGGCTTGGCAACGACACAAGATGAGGAACGACTCTTTCATAGTAGACCTCTTCCAGGGCCAGTACAAATCCAAGCTTGTGTGCCCGGTGTGCTCCAAG GTGTCTATTACCTTTGACCCCTTCCTGTACCTCCCCGTGCCCCTCCCACAGAAGCAAAAGGTGCTGACTGTCTACTATTTTGCAAAGGAGCCACACAAGAAACCCATCAAG TTCCTTGTGAGTATCAGCAAGGAGAACTCCAGTGCCATGGAGGTGCTTGACTCAGTGGCCCACAGCGTGCGTGTGAAACCAGAGAACCTGCGCCTGGCAGAG GTGATCAAGAATCACTTCCACCGCGTGTTCCTGCCATCTAACTCACTAGACACAGTCTCACCAACAGacctgctgctttgctttgaggtgctgtccccagagctggccaAGGAGCGTGTGGTGGAGCTTCAAGTCCAGCAG CGTCCGCAGGTGCCCAGTGGCCCTGTTGCCAAGTGTGCAGCCTGCCAGAAGAAGCAGCTGCCAGAGGATGAGAAGCTCAAGCGCTGCACGAGGTGCTATCGAGTCGGTTACTGCAATGT GGCATGTCAGAAAACACACTGGCCAGACCACAAGGCTTCGTGCCGTCCCGAAAACATCGGTTTTCCCTTCCTCATCAGTGTGCCCGAGTCCCGCCTCACCTACGCCCgcctggcccagctgctggagggctATGCAAG GTACTCGGTCAGCGTGTTCCAGCCTCCATTCCAGTTGGGCCGGATGTCACcggagcaggggctgcagcctctgcactCAGACAAGCTGGAGCCCCTGGCcaagagcagctgtgcagccGTCACTTCTGCCCCTGAGCTGGGAGATGGGGACAGGGTTTCCAGCCTCCCACAGGAGCCCCCGCTCTCGccagctgtgcctgagctgcagccagagatGGGGGATACTACCACTGTTCGGAGCAAGGTCCTGACAGCCAGGAGTTCCCTGCTGAGCTTGGATTCGGGGTTCTCTGAGCACATGGAGTCGCAGGGTGACAGCTGTTGTGAGAAGGAGCCGTCCTATGAGAGGGCCCTCAAGCCAGAAG CTGCCATCCCTGGGTACCAACACACTCCAGACTCACTGAGTGCCCGTGCCACACAGTTCTACATCACTAAGATCGACACTGCCAACCGAGAGCACAAGCTGGAAGACAAAG GTGACACCCCCCTGGATCTGACAGATGACTGCTCCCTTGCCCTGGTGTGGAAGAACAATGAGCGCCTCAAGGAATTTGTGTTGGTAGAATCCAAGGAGTTGGAGTGTGTGGAGGATCCAGGCTCAGCCAGTGAAGCAGCACGGGCTGGCCACTTCACCCTGGAGCAGTGCCTCAATCTCTTCACGAAGCCTGAAGTTCTGGCCCCAGAGGAAGCATG GTACTGCCCCAAGTGCAAGCAGCACCGCGAAGCTTCCAAGCAGCTGATGCTGTGGCGGCTCCCCAACGTCCTCATTATCCAGCTCAAGCGCTTCTCCTTCCGCAGCTTTATTTGGAGGGACAAGATCAATGACATGGTGGACTTTCCTGTCCG GAGCCTGGACCTGAGCAAGTTCTGCATTGGTCGGAagggtgagcagcagctgcctaTGTATGACCTGTATGCTGTGATCAACCACTATGGAGGTATGATCGGAGGGCACTACACAGCATACGCCCGCCTGCCCAACGACAAGAACAGCCAGCGCAGCGACGTGG gCTGGCGGCTCTTTGACGACAGCACAGTCACCACTGTGGATGAGAGCCAAGTGGTGACCAGATACGCGTATGTCCTCTTCTATCGCCGGAAAAACTCTCCTGTGGAGAGACCCCTGCCAGGGCATCCCTCAGACCACCGCACCGAGCGCACCCCCTCTGCCgaagctgctgccagccag GGACTGCCCCCAGTGCCGTTCGGATCTGGCCTGGCCCCCGAAGGAGCCCCGCCGCTGGCTGCGGAAGGCCTCCCCGAGCGTTTCGCCAGCCCCGCCGAGCGCCCAGCCCCCTCCTACAGCAGCATGGAAGAAGTCGACTAG